The Spiroplasma culicicola AES-1 genomic sequence TTAGTAGCAACATATATATTTGACTATATGTTACAGTTAAATAATTCAAGTATAGTTGCAGGCTTAAAAGAATATATTCTTGTTAAAGTCAACGAATTAGAACCCAATAAGACAATGGAAGAAGACATTAAGACTGAACTTAATAAAAACATAAATGAATATATAAATTTTCAATATAAAGATGAAACTCTATTAGAAGATGATATTTCAACTGAGGGTTTAAATGGACAATTTGGGTGAATTATTAATAATGGAACACAAGAAAAGTTTTTTGCAGGTAAAGAAGACTATTTTACAATTACTAAAAATAAATATATTTTTGGTAATCCAGAAAATTCTGTAACTAATTCCTTTACTTATAAAATGAAAAATTTTGAATCTACAGGTATTTTTATCACCAAAACAAACGAAGAAAATGAATATAACATTAATGGTAATAGATTTACAAATGGAACATTTGTTCAAACATATTACAATTTACTTTCAAGTTTAACTAATTTTAATATTAAGCTACGTAATCAAGTAGTAATGTGAAATGATATTGGTGAAAAATTTAGAATTATTTCAAGTTATGTGGAAGGACCAACTGGAGATCCTATTTGAAATGATGATAATTACTATCAATTTAAAGTTAGAGATGAAAGCACTACAGGAAAAAACTTTACTAGAAATTCATTTATGATTTCTAGTGGTTATGCTAAAAATAAAAATCTAACAATTGGAAAGGAATATGAAATTATTCCTAATCTTAAACATAAATTTAGGATGGATGCGACAGGAGGAGATTCTTTAAATATTTATCCCACAATTTATGATGAAGATTTACTAGCTGATTCAACTAATCAAGCTTTAATTTATTTAAATTCTCGAGATTATCAAGATATTTTTTCTTCAGAAGATGAACCAATTTCAGGTGTTGGTTTATCAAAAATTTCGGAAAATAAATATCAAGATGTATCACGAGCATATATGGAATATAAAATTAATCCAAAAGATAAAAAAAATTACAAAATAGAAGATGACTTATATTTATTCAAATTATTTATTGCAGATAATTTATTAAATATAGATAAAATTGCAGATATTCTAAATACACCATCAGAATTAAATCCTGATTTAATTTTAAGTGCAACATCATTTGAAAAATATGATGAGACAACAGTTTTAAATCTAAGAACAAATTTATTTTCGTCTGCTATTTCAATGTTTTTAGCTATATCAATTATCTTTTCAATTATTTTTATCTCAGTGATTTTATTTATAGTTTATAATATCGTTAAAAAATTCTTAAATTCACAACGTGGACAGATTGGAAATTTAAAATCTTTAGGATATTCTACTAATAGATTAACTTTACAATTTACTCTCTATATTGTCTTGCCACTTCTACTATTAGTGCCACTGGGGTGAATTGCTTCAGTATTTTTACAAGAGTCAATTTTAGGAATCTTTAATCAATATTTTAATATTCCTGGAGAAAAGTTTTTAGACTGAAAATTCTTTTTAGCTGAATATTTTGGTTATGTAACTTTAATATTTATTATAGTTTATATTACAGGCTGAATGACAATTAGACAAAGCCCATTAATATTACTTTCACCTTCAAAAAGTGAAAAACCAAATTTATTTTTAGTTAATATATTTAAAAAAATGAAGTTTCATAACTTTATTACAAAAATGAGAACAGTTTTAATTTCTGTTTCGCTACGAGATATGTTTATTTTCTTTTCAACTTTTTTTGTAGCTTCAACAATATTATTGGTCTCGATTCTTGTACCAACAACGTTACAATCTATGTCACAAGAGTATTACAAAAATATAAAATACAATAATGATTACAATTATTCTTATATTTATGCAAACGTGCCTTTCTCAAGATATAGTTTTTATGAAAATGATGATAAAGCACAAGCAATATTAGATAATTCACCGTTATCAGGATTAATTGAATATGAAGGACAATATAAAAGTTTTTTTGAGTTTGATTTATCAGATCAAAATCAATATGAGTTTTTAAAAAATAATTTAACACGCTATTTTGAAAAAATGCTTGTTGCAAATTTATTTACCTTTAAGGGAAATTTAGTTTCAGTTGGATTAATGGACCAATTAGTTGAATTGTCACGACAAGGTTTAGATGAAAATAAAATAATTGAAAATGAATTTAATTTATTATCATGTAATGTTTTGCCAAATTTATTTGGTCAAACTTCAATCTTAGATAGTGATATTCCTTCGACTGCTAGTTCAAAGTATTCATATTGTGTAGAGCAAATTTCAAGTAATATTATTTCTTCAAATATAAAGCAAATGTGAGATGACAATGAGCAATTTTATAAAAACTTTTCATTTTCATTTGGAACAATTCCTGTAAATACAAATGAAGATCAATTGTATACTAGACTATCAATTCAAGATATTAAAGATAGTAAAAATAATGATTTAGAAATTTATGGAATTGATTTAGATAGTCAAGTAAATAATTTGGATATTAGTCAAAAAAATAAATTAAAATCAGAAAATGAAAATGTTATAAATGCTTTAAGTAATGAAAAACTAAAGCTACTTGGTTATAATGTTGGAGACCAAATTGAATTTGAATATAAAAATAATTTACTTGGTGTAAATAATTCAAATAATTTATTTACACCAGTTAATAATGATTGATGATTTTATGATCAAAATAATAATAATCAAAAAGATTCTAATGAATTGTCTATTTATGAAATGGACAATTCCAAATTTACATATTATAAAAAAACTGAAGATGATATTGTGAATATGTGAAAATTTAATGATCATTTAGGAAATGGAATAGAATCAATTCATGATTATTACAATTTAAATGATGTTAAACTTAAAATTCCAAAGAATTTAGTAAATAAAGAATTATTTGAAGCAGTTGATAAACAATATTTTGACATTTCGCGAATTTCTGAAGATATGAAGTATGTTAAAACTTATGATGAACAAGGAGATTATTATATTGTTCGTCCATATGATATACGTACATATGAATTAAATAACGGCAGTTATGAACCAGTTGAAATATCAATTGAATCATTGTTAAATTCAACAACAAATAATTGATATAACATTGCTTTAGAAAATAAATTATTTGAACCAATGTTGGAACCAATAACTTCTAAATATAAAATAAAAATTGTTGGTATTGAAAAGACATATGATAAAAATAGATTAATTGTTGATCAAGTTAATGCCAATAAAATTCTTGGTTATTTAAATCCAGATACTCGTATTACATTTAAAAATCAAAATTCAGTAAACATTTGATCAAATGCTAAAATGAGTAGCAATCAATTAATTTCCGATCAATTAGAAAGATTAATATTCCAACCTAAATTTGGAAATACTAGTGCTACTGGATTTGGCAAATATATGGAATCTGCAATTGGACCAACAGATTATGTTGATATGCAAAAAAATGTAATTAATAATTTAATTTTTGCAACATTGTCACTATCTATTGTCTTTATTTCAATTTCAATTTTTACAGGTTTAATGGTGATATATTTAATAACTGATTTATTTGTTGGAAAATATAAAAAATTTATGAGTTATATGATAGTTCAAGGATATTCAATGAAAGAGATAAATTCCATTATCTTATGAATTTTCTTACCATTAGCTTTATTTGCAATGTTATTTTCATCATTAATTATCTTTTTGCTTTTTAAATTGGCTATTCCTCAAGTTTTACTTGCTGTTAGTATTTCTGTACCACTTATTTTGGAATGGTGAGTTATTCCAACAATTTTATTAATTGGAATAATTATTTTTACAACAGCTTATTCACTTGTTTTGGGATCAATTAAAAAAGTAAATTTAGCAAGATTATTGGGATAGAAATAGTTTTTATAGCTTTTAAAGTTATAAAAACTATTTTTTTAGGGTCATACATATAGTTTATTTTTTAGATATAATATATTTGTTTATTTATTATAAAAATATATAATAATAGTTAATAAAGGGTGAGAGTATGAGAAAAGTTCGAATTTGAAGATTTTTAATTATGTTTTTAGTTGCAACATTTTGTCTATTTTTTGTTCCATTTTTTGCATTTTCACTTAATGAAGAAGGACAACTTATCTACATTTTTGGAGTTGAAAACTTTAATATATTAACTTATTACTTAATAGCATTAACAATTGTTTATTTAGCAACAGGTTTTTTAGCAAATGGTCTAAAAAATAAACCAGGTAAAGTATTTGGAGTGTTTAATACAATTAGTGCATTTAGTTTAATTGTTTTATTATCAATTTATGCATTTTATAATATTGGAATAGCTGGAGAATCAAAATTATTGACAATTATTCCTACAATTACTTTTATTGCAATTGATACAGTTCTTGCAATTGTACATATTTCAATTAATCTTAATCAAGCAACAGTTGTTCAACAAGTAGTTGCTCAACCTCAAGCTGTTGTTAATGTCGATAATGGAGCAATTAATCTAAATACAGTTGAATTAAGAGATGCAACTGAATTAAAATTAAAAATTCAAAATATGCAATCTGGTTTAAATAAGAGTTATGATGAAGCAATTGAAGAAATTGAAAAAACTGGAGCATTAAATGGGCTTGAAATTGGTCAAATTATTGCTGATTATGATGAACCTCCAAAAATTGTACCTTATATAGTTGAACCAAATTATAATACACAACCTTCTAATCAACCAGTTGAACCTCAACAAACTCAAACAATTAATCAAGAACCTGAATACTATCGTCCAAGAAGAGAAGACCCACTGGCACAAATTGAAAATAATGATGATTATCAAAGTATTCACTCTAATTCAGTTGCACCAAATGATGCAAAAGCTGGTGGTTATAAATATCTTTCAAGAAGAATTAATGATGAAAGAGAATCACACTAAAATTTAGCAGAATGCTAAATTTTTTTTATTAAATGGTAAAATAACATAAGTTAGGTGAATAAAAATGGCAGATACAAATACTACTTTACAAGTGGAGCAAAAAACTAAGAAGAAGAAAAAAGCTAAAAAAGAAAAAGATCCAAATAAACTTGGTTTTTTTAAGAGTATCGGTTTAAATAACTTTAAAAAAACTAATGGTGTTTTAATGTTTTTAGTTCTAATTTTTAGGTTAATAATGGTAGTCTATTGAATAGCAGCCCCAGTTTTACTTGCATTTGCCTTTTATTACGACCAAGGTGTACGTAATTTATTCTTTTATTTAATTTTTATATTTTTTGATGAAACACACATTGATGAAACAGGCGCAGTTGTTCCTACATATGATGAAACATTTGCAAATACAATTGCATTATCAGTTGCACCAATTATTTGGTTTCTTTCAGTATTAATAATTGGACTTGGAATTTTAAGACCGTTTATTAAAAAAGGTGAATGAAGACAAAGAGCATATTTATCTTTTAATTTCTTCTTTTGACCAATTTTAATGCTGTCATTATTATTTGGATTAAAATATCTTATTCCATATTTACCATCTGGACCTGAATCAATTTCACAAGGAGTTTATTATCCTCGATATACATATTGGTTAAATGCCAAAAATACTTTTTCACCCTTTAGTGGTTGATCAATTGTTTTTCAAGTCATAAATTATATTTTAATTGCTTTTGCAATCTTTATTGCCTTTGAAGCTCATCTAATTAAAAAACTTAAATTAGATTACAGTGACTTTTATAAACGAGAATTTAAAGAAAAATCTCTTGTAAATCAAGTAATTGAGGGAAGACTTGAATTTGGTGAACATGATGGAAAAGACTTAAAAGCAGAAATCAAGAAATTAAGAACAGATCTTGATATGGAAGAAAAAGAGCGTAAAATGGCTGCTTATTTAGCAGCTCAAGATGAGAAAAAAACATTAAAAGAGGCAAAGAAAAATGCTAAAAATAAAAAAAACACTAAGTCACAAGGGTAATAAAATTGAATACAGTGTTACTTATCGAGAACAAAAATATATTCGTTTAAAGATTATTGATCAAGATATTCAAGTTTCAAGTCCTTTGCAAGCACAAGACTGAGAAATTGAACAATTAATTTATCGCAATATTTCAAAAATTAATAAGATTATTGAATTTCGTGAAAAAACAAAAAAAGTTATTATCGCCAATCCAGGAAGCATCAAAATATTTGATATTAAAAATGAAGCATATTTTAGTGATCCAATTAAAGAAGATTTTAAATTAGCATTTAAAACTTATGAAAATGATGATTTAACAGTAAAACATATGTATAAAAAATTATCAAATTTATATTTTAGTGAATTTGAAAAAGTAATACATAAATGACTTAATATTATGCAATTAGAACTGAAAAATTTGTCTGTCAAAGAAATGAAAGGCAAATGAGGAGTTTGTTATCCTGAAAAATCAAAAGTTGTTTTAAATATTAAATTACTGCATTATCCAAAAGAAGCACTTGAATATGTGACTGTGCATGAATTAAGTCACTTAGTACATAAGAATCATTCACGTGATTTTTGATACCATGTTGAAAAGTTTTTACCAAAGTACAAAGAATACAGCGGACTTTTAAAACTATCAATTTAGAAAAGTATAAAGTATAATATTTTTAAACAAGGGGGATTGTCAAAAATGGGATGAAAAAAGGATTTTAAAAAGTTCAAAAAAGAGCAATTTAAAAAATCATCAATTTTTGACTATTCTCACGGAGAATCAAGCATTATTGAATGACAACGTTCATTTGAAAGTGTTGATTTTTATAATGTTGATAATTTACTAACTATAATTCAAGAGTTTAATAAAGAAATTAAAGAACAAGAAAGTCTTCAACAATATCCAGAAGTATTAGAAAATGGATATGATTGATTATTAAATGAAATAAATACTAAGGAACACTTTGAAAGTTATCCTTGTCACAGTTATTTTAAAAATGTTTATGAACAAATTGCGATGCAAAATGGCCATTTTGCTGCATGTCTATTAACAACAGCTTTAACTAAATTTACATATTATACAACTTTAAAATTTTGAAAAGTATTTAACTTTACATTTGCAAATAAAAACATTAATGATCCAAATTTAGGAAGATTATTTGAAGTAATGCAAAGAACTGGACTTGATGCAGTTGAAGGAATTATTAATAAAGCGCTTTTATTAATGGATGATAAGGAAATAATTCCTTATAAGCAACATTTATTAGTTGAAGAAATTATTGATTTAGGTGATGAATTTACTTATCACTGAAGTCGTATGTTAGATCAAGCAATTGATTTAACAATTGAAGCATTTAACTTTGAAGCTGAATATGGGAGCACAAATACTTATAGTTACACAAATACAAGTAACTTTAATAGTAATCAAGAAGATTTTGAAGATTTCTTTGAAAAAACTAAAACTATGGTATTCAATGATGAAGTCAATGAGGCATTTAATTATTTTGGTATTAGTAAATTAGAAAAACCAGAAATATTTAAAAAAGTTTATCGCAAACTGGCAAAACAATATCACCCAGATGTTAATCCAGATCCAGGTGCTGCAAACGAAATGAAAAAAATTAATGTATTTAAAACTATTGTTGAACAATATTATGAGAAATATGACTTAATTTAGGGGGAAAATTAATGATGCAAAAAGAAAGTTGATTTAAATTAATTGATTCATCAAATAAATTAATTAAAAATTTTGATAAATCAAATATTATTAAAAGTGTCAAAGAATTTAGTGAAAACTTAGTTTTATTTAGTGAAATATATTCATCAGACCGTGACCAATTTTATAAATTTATTGGACAAGAATATAAACAATTCTTTGTCCAAGCAACAAATATTGTCTCAAGTGCAGATTCAGTTGCAGTTATTATGCAATTAAATGAAGGAATCAATGATTATTTAATCTTAATTAACTTATTTAGACAATTAATTGTAATGTTAGATTCTTTATCAAGTGATTATTGATTAAAATTAGATTCAAATAATAATGGAGATTTTGCAAAGTTAATAATTGAACAGGCAAATAAAGCGGTTTTTGAAAAAAACCAAGAAGTTATTGAATTAGTTGAACAAAAAAGTAAAGAATTTAGTTTTGCTAAAGATGAGTTTTTTACAAATAATTTAAATCACCAATTGTGAACAGAAATTAAATCATTAGAACAAATTGTTTTATCAAAACCAGATGGAGACTTTGAATATTTCAAAGAGATATTAAGTCAAAAAGAACATTTAGCAGATGATATGGTAATTAACCTTTGAGCAATTTTGGCAATTAATATTAGTTACTTAGATTATTTAAATAACTTAGTAAATGCTTAAAAAAATTTATTGTTAAATTTAAATTTTAAATATGTTAAAGTTTAACAAAATAGAAGTATTAATATAAATAAATAATTTTAGAAATAAGGTTTAAGAAAATGAAAAGATTTAAAGGTTGAGAATATTATGAACATATTGAAAATGAAATAATTTCGAATGAAATCTATATTTTATTATCCTTATTTGGTTCTGAAAATCGCTATTTGATTGCTCTTGAAAAATTTTGATTTGAAAAAAGAGATTTAGCGGAATTTAGAACATATATTGAAGATGCTTTCGAAAAGATTGAAGTTGAAAAAAAAGAAGAAGTAGATCGCGATAGTTTAAGCTGTTTATTAAGATTAATGGCAATTTGTGATACATTTACAGATTATAGTTGTATTTATGATTTAACTCGTGAATTGTATGAAGATACAGGCGAAACTCCAGTTAGTCCATTAACAGTTTATGATTATTCATTTAAACAATTTATTGAAAGTGTTTTACAAGGGTTTTATACAGAACTTTCTGAAATTACACCACCTTTAAAATACAAAACACTAGTAGAAAAAATTATAAACGAAGCCAATATTTTATATGAAACAAAAGAATTTAATAAATTAATAACTAAATCTTATGAAATTAATGATTTGATTAGTGATTTATTAGATTTACTTGAAGATGATAGTGATGGAGAAAGACAATTTCAAGAACAAGCAGAAGTTGTTTTATATAATTTTGCCATTTATTATTCTACAAAATTCTACTTTGGTCTTTTACTAAGAGAAAGAATCATTTATGAAGAAGAAAAATTAAAAGGGATTACAATTGAAAATTATAAACCTTTAATGGATGAAGATGATTTGCGATTATCTGAAATGAAATCAATGAATGAAGATTCAAAAGAAATTTTTTATAAAACCTTAAAAAACTAATAAACTTAAGGAGGTCAAAAAAATGGCACAATCACATGTAAAATATCCATTTTGTTGTAAAGAAGATTCACTTTTCTTTTCAACGTTATTAGAAAACTACATTAATTTACGTAGAAAATATGATGGTTTGAAAATTTTAAATAGTGATTATCAAATATATCAAAAATTAGCACAATCTGATATTGAACTTTTAATAAAAAGATTAACAGAGAAGATTGATAAATTAAATCCCGATATTATTGAACAAGCTGAGAGTAAATATTGATCTGTTGCAAGTTTATTATTTATTTATTATGTTAAATTAGTATTTGAAACAATTTCAAGTACTTTTAGACATCAAGAATTTCTAATATTTATTAAAAAAGAGAGTTTAGACTTAAATAATTCTTTTGGAACAGAGCAAATTGAACAAGCACTTTATTTTATTAAAATGATATTTGAAGATATTGAAGTGTATAAACAAACTAGTACTTTCTAGGTACTTTTTTATTTACTTTTGCTATATTATTATGGTTCAAAATTTGATATTATTTTTTTGTTATACATTTTTAGGAGACATTATTTATGAATAAAAAAATTATTAATATAGCCGTTATTGCTCACGTTGATGCTGGTAAATCTACTTTGGTTGATGCTTTTTTAGGTCAATCTGGTGTATTTAGAGCAAATGAAGAAGTAAAAGAACAAGTAATGGATAGCAATGACCAAGAAAGAGAACGTGGAATTACAATTTATTCAAAAAATTGTGCCATCGAATACAATGATTACAAAATCAATATCGTAGATACTCCTGGCCATGCTGACTTTTCGAGTGAAGTTGAACGTATTATGAAAACTGTTGATACTGTTATTTTATTAGTGGATTCAGCAGAAGGACCAATGCCCCAAACTCGTTTTGTGCTTTCAAAAGCATTAGAATTAGGATTAAAACCAATTTTATTAATTAATAAAATTGATAAAAAAGATCAAAGAGCACTTGAAGTTGTTGATGAAGTTTTAGAATTATTTATGGAATTAGATGCCAATGATGAGCAAATTGAATTCCCAACATTATTTGGTGTTGCAAGAGAAGGAATTGTTCAATATACAATGGATGAAAAAAGTGACAACTTAGTACCATTATTTGAAACAATTATTAAACAAGTTGGAAATTATCCAATTGAATTGAGTCAAGAAACAATTCAATTACAAATTTCTTCATTAGCATATGATTCATTTATTGGAAGACTTGGAATTGGACGTTTATTTAAAGGTGTTTTAAATGAAGGTCAACAAGTTGCAATTTCAAAAAATGATGGAACAATTGCAAAAGGAAAAATTTCAGGACTATTTATTTATCAAGGATTAAAAAGAGTTGCTGTTAAAGAAGCACAAGCTGGAGAAATTGTTGTTATTTCTGGAATTAGTGATTTAACAATTGGAGATACAGTTTGTGATCCAAATAACATTGATGCTTTACCTCCAATTATTATTGAAGAACCAACAATGAGTATGAACTTCTTAGTAAATACTTCACCATTTGCTGGAAAAGTTGGTAAATTTGTAACAACAAGAAATATTAAAGAAAGATTAGACAAAGAATTAGAAGTAAATGTTGGATTAAGAGTTGAAGCATTAAGTGATTCTTCAGCTGATGGATTTAAAGTTCTTGGTCGTGGAGAATTGCATTTATCTGTTTTAATTGAAACAATGAGAAGAGAAGGATTTGAATTAGGAATTTCTAGACCTGAAGTTGTTTTTAGAGCTGATGAAAAAGGTAATAAACTTGAACCAATGGAAAAAGTTATTATTGATGTACCAACTGAATATTCAGGAACTGTTATTAATAAACTAAATATTAGAAAAGGTCTTATGACAGACATGGACAGTGATGGAATTAGAGATAAAGTAACTTATATTGTTCCAACACGTGGTCTAATTGGATTTAAATCAGAATTTGTAAATGATACTCGTGGAGAAGGAGTTCTTGTTAAATCATTTATGGGATATGAAGACTATAAAGGATCAATTGAAGGAAGAATTAATGGAACACTTGTATCAATGGCAAATGGAGTAACTTTACCATATGCTTTAAATAACTTAGAAGAAAGAGGAATCTTA encodes the following:
- a CDS encoding Yip1 family protein yields the protein MLIFKNGFKHLIKDYLQFSMYILLILVSVLFTSTFGITASNLISSNNKINPNPYNYDYSYRYTSSGYSSNSTPTLSPFFAFNTKTIKPNNGEHAYSNLTFGQSDSILKAIEFNYDENIFYYADSSSIKYRRVTFNFGDTDSLCSSNQEANSYSYCNNEKYLFEYSPEEKYEVVKTKSFGTLFNFNEESIYFQNSLIGQLYHNFIDNDDINIEQKRLVATYIFDYMLQLNNSSIVAGLKEYILVKVNELEPNKTMEEDIKTELNKNINEYINFQYKDETLLEDDISTEGLNGQFGWIINNGTQEKFFAGKEDYFTITKNKYIFGNPENSVTNSFTYKMKNFESTGIFITKTNEENEYNINGNRFTNGTFVQTYYNLLSSLTNFNIKLRNQVVMWNDIGEKFRIISSYVEGPTGDPIWNDDNYYQFKVRDESTTGKNFTRNSFMISSGYAKNKNLTIGKEYEIIPNLKHKFRMDATGGDSLNIYPTIYDEDLLADSTNQALIYLNSRDYQDIFSSEDEPISGVGLSKISENKYQDVSRAYMEYKINPKDKKNYKIEDDLYLFKLFIADNLLNIDKIADILNTPSELNPDLILSATSFEKYDETTVLNLRTNLFSSAISMFLAISIIFSIIFISVILFIVYNIVKKFLNSQRGQIGNLKSLGYSTNRLTLQFTLYIVLPLLLLVPLGWIASVFLQESILGIFNQYFNIPGEKFLDWKFFLAEYFGYVTLIFIIVYITGWMTIRQSPLILLSPSKSEKPNLFLVNIFKKMKFHNFITKMRTVLISVSLRDMFIFFSTFFVASTILLVSILVPTTLQSMSQEYYKNIKYNNDYNYSYIYANVPFSRYSFYENDDKAQAILDNSPLSGLIEYEGQYKSFFEFDLSDQNQYEFLKNNLTRYFEKMLVANLFTFKGNLVSVGLMDQLVELSRQGLDENKIIENEFNLLSCNVLPNLFGQTSILDSDIPSTASSKYSYCVEQISSNIISSNIKQMWDDNEQFYKNFSFSFGTIPVNTNEDQLYTRLSIQDIKDSKNNDLEIYGIDLDSQVNNLDISQKNKLKSENENVINALSNEKLKLLGYNVGDQIEFEYKNNLLGVNNSNNLFTPVNNDWWFYDQNNNNQKDSNELSIYEMDNSKFTYYKKTEDDIVNMWKFNDHLGNGIESIHDYYNLNDVKLKIPKNLVNKELFEAVDKQYFDISRISEDMKYVKTYDEQGDYYIVRPYDIRTYELNNGSYEPVEISIESLLNSTTNNWYNIALENKLFEPMLEPITSKYKIKIVGIEKTYDKNRLIVDQVNANKILGYLNPDTRITFKNQNSVNIWSNAKMSSNQLISDQLERLIFQPKFGNTSATGFGKYMESAIGPTDYVDMQKNVINNLIFATLSLSIVFISISIFTGLMVIYLITDLFVGKYKKFMSYMIVQGYSMKEINSIILWIFLPLALFAMLFSSLIIFLLFKLAIPQVLLAVSISVPLILEWWVIPTILLIGIIIFTTAYSLVLGSIKKVNLARLLG
- a CDS encoding YgjP-like metallopeptidase domain-containing protein, which translates into the protein MLKIKKTLSHKGNKIEYSVTYREQKYIRLKIIDQDIQVSSPLQAQDWEIEQLIYRNISKINKIIEFREKTKKVIIANPGSIKIFDIKNEAYFSDPIKEDFKLAFKTYENDDLTVKHMYKKLSNLYFSEFEKVIHKWLNIMQLELKNLSVKEMKGKWGVCYPEKSKVVLNIKLLHYPKEALEYVTVHELSHLVHKNHSRDFWYHVEKFLPKYKEYSGLLKLSI
- a CDS encoding DnaJ domain-containing protein, whose translation is MGWKKDFKKFKKEQFKKSSIFDYSHGESSIIEWQRSFESVDFYNVDNLLTIIQEFNKEIKEQESLQQYPEVLENGYDWLLNEINTKEHFESYPCHSYFKNVYEQIAMQNGHFAACLLTTALTKFTYYTTLKFWKVFNFTFANKNINDPNLGRLFEVMQRTGLDAVEGIINKALLLMDDKEIIPYKQHLLVEEIIDLGDEFTYHWSRMLDQAIDLTIEAFNFEAEYGSTNTYSYTNTSNFNSNQEDFEDFFEKTKTMVFNDEVNEAFNYFGISKLEKPEIFKKVYRKLAKQYHPDVNPDPGAANEMKKINVFKTIVEQYYEKYDLI
- the typA gene encoding translational GTPase TypA, which encodes MNKKIINIAVIAHVDAGKSTLVDAFLGQSGVFRANEEVKEQVMDSNDQERERGITIYSKNCAIEYNDYKINIVDTPGHADFSSEVERIMKTVDTVILLVDSAEGPMPQTRFVLSKALELGLKPILLINKIDKKDQRALEVVDEVLELFMELDANDEQIEFPTLFGVAREGIVQYTMDEKSDNLVPLFETIIKQVGNYPIELSQETIQLQISSLAYDSFIGRLGIGRLFKGVLNEGQQVAISKNDGTIAKGKISGLFIYQGLKRVAVKEAQAGEIVVISGISDLTIGDTVCDPNNIDALPPIIIEEPTMSMNFLVNTSPFAGKVGKFVTTRNIKERLDKELEVNVGLRVEALSDSSADGFKVLGRGELHLSVLIETMRREGFELGISRPEVVFRADEKGNKLEPMEKVIIDVPTEYSGTVINKLNIRKGLMTDMDSDGIRDKVTYIVPTRGLIGFKSEFVNDTRGEGVLVKSFMGYEDYKGSIEGRINGTLVSMANGVTLPYALNNLEERGILFVGPQVEVYDGMIVGLHSRNNDLEVNPTTGKKLTNTRASGSDDSVKLTPPRKFTLEEALEFIEWDELVEVTPEDIRLRKKWLTSNERRQHRNDPH